In one window of Tumebacillus algifaecis DNA:
- a CDS encoding thioesterase II family protein — MEPINLFCIPYAGGSASVIYGKWSQKLDPSIQVKPLELAGHGRRMSEPFYPTMQAAVTDVLNTIRPQLTERPYAIYAHSMGTIIAYELVAAIRAAGLPEPSTVFLSGRQPPHHQYENKNMHQMTDDDFLEEIWSMGGTSREVFESKEWRALFLPVLRNDYRIIETYRFQEPVIRTNADLVFFYSDRDHLVSKPGIYEWDRYTTQGIEHHEFPGGHFFLNDAWMEICALINQKLRNG, encoded by the coding sequence ATGGAACCGATTAATCTATTTTGTATTCCGTATGCGGGTGGTTCGGCCAGCGTCATTTACGGCAAATGGTCGCAAAAGCTCGACCCGTCGATTCAGGTGAAGCCACTTGAGTTAGCGGGACATGGCAGACGAATGTCGGAGCCTTTTTATCCGACGATGCAAGCGGCTGTAACTGACGTGTTGAACACGATACGGCCTCAGCTCACAGAACGTCCGTATGCGATCTACGCCCATAGCATGGGCACGATCATCGCCTACGAACTGGTGGCAGCCATTCGGGCCGCAGGTCTGCCCGAGCCGAGCACAGTCTTCCTGTCCGGTCGTCAGCCGCCGCATCACCAGTATGAAAACAAAAACATGCACCAGATGACCGATGATGACTTTCTCGAGGAAATTTGGAGCATGGGGGGAACTTCGCGTGAGGTGTTCGAATCGAAAGAGTGGCGTGCGTTGTTTCTCCCCGTCCTGCGCAATGATTATCGGATCATCGAGACCTACCGTTTTCAAGAGCCTGTGATCCGCACCAATGCCGATCTCGTGTTTTTTTACAGCGATCGAGATCATCTCGTATCCAAGCCTGGAATCTACGAGTGGGATCGTTATACGACCCAAGGCATCGAGCATCATGAGTTTCCGGGTGGACACTTTTTCTTGAACGATGCGTGGATGGAAATCTGTGCGCTGATCAACCAAAAGCTTCGCAACGGCTGA
- a CDS encoding NlpC/P60 family protein, which produces MKKLLSYALAATVAMTAIVGVQGFTTQTASAADPHAVSFSGITASAGVNVRSGPGTGYSIVASKPGNVTVQFAGIEYGTIVPDVFLNKPDPRWYYYFENGVKRYIASAVVNGNAPTSKLRPKDRAIAWAIDAQGRTDYNGWCQMFVENAYGTTGQYASAIAASNNLNTGKSLATAPIGSLVFFAPAADNGYYGHVGIYIGENTMINGRQSVIADNIVTSSYFSSRYTGWGNPPASWPGHN; this is translated from the coding sequence ATGAAGAAGTTACTATCCTACGCACTGGCGGCAACGGTCGCGATGACAGCCATCGTTGGCGTCCAAGGTTTTACAACCCAAACAGCTTCGGCAGCCGATCCGCATGCGGTTAGTTTCTCAGGGATCACCGCATCGGCAGGGGTCAATGTTCGTTCCGGTCCGGGTACGGGCTACTCGATCGTTGCTTCCAAACCGGGCAATGTGACGGTACAATTCGCTGGGATCGAGTACGGCACGATCGTACCGGACGTCTTTCTGAACAAACCGGACCCGCGTTGGTACTACTATTTCGAGAACGGTGTGAAGCGCTACATCGCATCGGCTGTGGTCAATGGTAATGCGCCGACCTCCAAACTACGTCCGAAAGATCGCGCGATCGCGTGGGCGATCGATGCACAGGGCCGCACCGACTACAACGGCTGGTGCCAGATGTTTGTCGAGAACGCCTATGGTACGACCGGACAGTACGCTTCCGCTATTGCTGCGTCGAACAATTTGAACACTGGCAAATCGCTGGCGACAGCGCCGATCGGCTCGCTCGTCTTCTTCGCACCTGCGGCTGACAACGGATATTACGGTCACGTTGGGATCTACATTGGCGAAAACACGATGATCAACGGCCGACAGTCCGTGATCGCCGATAACATTGTGACTTCTTCTTATTTCTCCTCGCGCTATACAGGCTGGGGCAATCCACCTGCTTCTTGGCCAGGCCATAACTAA
- a CDS encoding LysE family translocator, producing MSTLAAFVAVVLGLFLIPGPAVLLTATRTVQGGRKAGILAGLGIATGDLIHTLFAAVGLSAILLTSAFAFNFIKYAGAAYLLYLGIRALLEKPADPTLPKVAQVSPLRTFGQAIVTEVLNPKTALFYLAFLPQFVHPERGASIAQFVVLGLLFVVMGTIYTTLIALSMRPLGRLVKRVAWIGRWSGKIVGAVYIGLGLKVALQQQ from the coding sequence ATGTCTACGTTAGCTGCGTTTGTCGCGGTCGTGCTGGGTCTGTTTCTGATCCCAGGTCCCGCCGTTTTGCTCACCGCGACTCGTACGGTGCAAGGTGGGCGCAAAGCGGGCATCCTGGCGGGCCTTGGCATTGCCACGGGCGATCTGATCCATACGTTGTTCGCCGCCGTTGGACTGTCTGCGATTTTGCTGACTTCCGCCTTCGCGTTCAACTTTATCAAGTATGCAGGGGCGGCTTATTTGCTCTATCTGGGCATTCGGGCGCTACTTGAAAAGCCTGCTGACCCTACTTTGCCCAAGGTAGCGCAAGTGTCGCCGCTGCGAACGTTCGGGCAGGCGATCGTGACGGAGGTGCTCAATCCGAAAACGGCGCTGTTCTATCTGGCCTTTCTGCCGCAGTTCGTACATCCGGAGCGCGGGGCGTCGATTGCGCAGTTTGTGGTGCTTGGACTGCTCTTTGTGGTGATGGGCACGATCTATACGACGCTGATCGCATTGAGCATGCGTCCGCTCGGACGCTTGGTCAAGCGGGTCGCGTGGATCGGGCGCTGGAGCGGCAAGATCGTCGGGGCGGTCTATATCGGACTCGGGTTGAAGGTGGCATTGCAACAGCAATGA
- a CDS encoding ferritin-like domain-containing protein, translating to MMAITTIEQLKDHLQSAIELEHSTIPTYLTAVFSIPQNSVNEQAGQIIFNIAVQEMLHMTLAANLLNAIGGVPQVNTPGFIPSYPAYLPDGETAFEANLMKFSPEAIQTFMEIEMPASQEKGVSQVPRRKREGLILAKGDTYPTIGEFYQAIKDGFIYLAERYPNELFVKDSSRQVTPDIYDPADGGEVIVVTDLKTALLAIDEIVEQGEGIHDSIWNGDDVNFHQPEQVAHYYRFQQIVLGRTYQAGDQPNAPTGPTFPVDWSQVYNIKTNTKLADLPQGSPAYEALEEFNFAYSKLLNTLHDAFNGQPSLLAYPGPGSDYMSAVSKTAAVLMQTPYPGLDGVFVGPSFEYIAATSSTNK from the coding sequence ATGATGGCCATTACTACGATTGAACAACTGAAGGACCACTTGCAAAGTGCAATTGAACTGGAGCACTCCACGATCCCGACCTATCTGACTGCCGTATTCAGCATCCCGCAGAACTCGGTCAATGAGCAAGCCGGTCAGATCATTTTTAACATCGCCGTTCAGGAAATGTTACACATGACGCTGGCGGCCAATCTCCTCAATGCGATCGGCGGCGTGCCGCAGGTCAACACCCCAGGCTTCATTCCGAGCTATCCGGCCTATCTCCCGGACGGTGAGACCGCCTTTGAAGCTAACCTGATGAAGTTCTCTCCTGAAGCGATTCAAACGTTTATGGAGATCGAGATGCCCGCTTCCCAAGAAAAGGGAGTCAGTCAAGTTCCACGCCGCAAGCGGGAAGGCCTGATCTTGGCCAAAGGCGACACCTATCCGACGATCGGCGAGTTTTACCAAGCGATCAAGGACGGATTTATCTACTTGGCTGAACGCTACCCGAATGAGCTTTTTGTCAAAGACTCCTCGCGTCAAGTCACTCCGGACATCTATGATCCAGCAGATGGCGGTGAGGTCATCGTGGTGACCGATTTGAAAACGGCGCTGCTGGCGATCGATGAGATTGTCGAACAAGGGGAAGGCATTCACGATTCGATCTGGAACGGTGATGATGTAAACTTCCATCAGCCAGAGCAGGTCGCGCACTACTACCGCTTTCAACAGATCGTGCTCGGACGCACCTATCAAGCGGGCGACCAACCGAACGCTCCGACCGGCCCGACCTTCCCTGTGGATTGGAGCCAAGTCTACAACATCAAGACCAACACCAAGCTGGCCGATCTGCCGCAAGGTTCGCCTGCCTACGAAGCGCTGGAGGAGTTTAACTTTGCCTACAGCAAGCTGCTCAACACCTTGCATGACGCGTTCAATGGACAGCCCAGCTTGCTCGCCTATCCGGGACCAGGTTCAGACTACATGAGCGCTGTCTCCAAGACGGCGGCCGTTCTGATGCAGACTCCCTATCCGGGACTGGATGGCGTGTTTGTTGGCCCGAGCTTCGAATATATCGCAGCGACCAGTTCCACCAACAAGTAA
- a CDS encoding YmaF family protein, which yields MDQNVFGIVYCSGQEAEGETHEHTILLATWDGRAVHVHNFAGTTSIDVHHAHRYAGKTAPAISGRPHTHRYVTITSVDDGHQHKIEGVTGPVVPLPGGGHYHLFHGVTTVNGRTPHRHTYSGRTGGEV from the coding sequence GTGGATCAAAACGTTTTTGGAATCGTCTATTGCTCGGGTCAGGAAGCGGAGGGCGAGACGCATGAGCATACGATTCTGTTGGCCACTTGGGATGGGCGCGCCGTGCATGTACACAATTTTGCGGGCACGACCTCTATTGATGTGCATCACGCCCACCGTTATGCGGGCAAGACCGCACCTGCGATCAGTGGGCGGCCACATACACACCGCTATGTGACGATCACCTCTGTTGACGATGGGCATCAGCACAAGATTGAAGGGGTCACAGGTCCAGTCGTTCCGTTGCCAGGTGGCGGGCATTATCACCTGTTTCACGGCGTTACAACTGTCAATGGAAGAACGCCACACCGCCATACGTACAGTGGACGCACAGGTGGGGAAGTGTAA
- a CDS encoding NUDIX hydrolase, with the protein MKTELFQCFDEEMNPTECLPRQVVHREGHWHQAIHCWVVGLEEGSNKPYVLLQKRHPDKDTYPNYYDISAAGHLVAGETVEDGLREVKEELGIEIDPAMLSSLGMVKEVAVIAEDLIDREFCFVYLYEASLPFAAYRLQEEEVIGLYRIDLYEFVELVSAGRAETLGVGIELDGQGNWVEVSRPITFAELVPFSAAYFAFLNEHLLQFATRKKSLPFLD; encoded by the coding sequence ATGAAAACGGAACTGTTTCAGTGCTTTGACGAGGAGATGAATCCGACCGAATGTTTGCCGCGGCAGGTGGTGCATCGCGAAGGGCATTGGCACCAGGCGATTCATTGCTGGGTTGTGGGGCTTGAGGAAGGGTCGAACAAACCGTACGTTTTGCTTCAGAAGCGCCATCCTGATAAAGATACATACCCGAATTACTACGACATCTCAGCGGCAGGACATCTGGTTGCCGGAGAGACGGTGGAGGACGGTTTGCGAGAGGTCAAGGAGGAGCTGGGAATCGAGATCGACCCCGCGATGCTGAGCTCTCTTGGCATGGTGAAAGAGGTGGCGGTGATCGCAGAGGACCTGATCGATCGGGAATTTTGCTTTGTGTACTTGTATGAAGCGAGCCTGCCATTTGCGGCCTACCGCTTGCAAGAGGAGGAAGTGATCGGGCTGTATCGCATCGACCTGTACGAGTTTGTGGAGTTGGTGAGTGCAGGCAGGGCTGAAACGCTTGGTGTGGGGATCGAACTCGATGGGCAGGGAAATTGGGTGGAGGTCAGCCGACCGATCACCTTTGCCGAACTGGTGCCCTTTTCGGCCGCCTATTTTGCTTTTTTGAACGAACATCTGCTTCAATTTGCAACGCGGAAGAAAAGTCTTCCTTTTCTGGACTAA
- a CDS encoding MFS transporter, producing the protein MGTLKIGNRVQKNRQLAFHYKNYNWFLAGSFLSETGDWLNRMALNWLVFTLTDSLLYIGLVEFCRMIPILVFSIFGGVAADKWERRKVIIVTQLGAMCTTVALGFVVLSGVSSFLYLAIFLLIYGMFLAFEIPVRNALMPNLIPKEAMTSGLSFFSATLNLSRIIGPAAAGILLGVWSAPTLIFLNALSFLVSIGTLLIIRPATDGVVAVRKQKFGASIKEALSFFRTHSIVFSVFVLGIVPMIFGFSYSTVMPAFAKDVLQLGPEGFGTLMSFAALGAILASVALGFGRYPLPKGWLMLVCIFLFGGGLVLVSLSSSYLWAVLSMFAIGLFSQAYRVIERVIIQETIPDRLRGRILSIVMMDSGFIPFGNLLIGFLGGKVGTVATLCTMGVICMFAVLGALLIKRQITTVQ; encoded by the coding sequence ATGGGCACCCTAAAAATCGGAAATCGGGTTCAAAAAAATCGCCAACTCGCCTTTCATTATAAGAACTACAATTGGTTTCTCGCCGGAAGCTTTTTGTCAGAGACGGGTGACTGGTTGAATCGAATGGCGTTAAATTGGTTGGTGTTTACGCTGACCGATTCGCTCCTTTACATCGGGCTGGTCGAGTTTTGCAGGATGATTCCGATCCTGGTCTTCAGTATTTTTGGCGGGGTGGCGGCCGATAAGTGGGAACGGCGCAAGGTGATCATCGTGACGCAGCTCGGGGCGATGTGCACCACGGTGGCGCTCGGCTTTGTGGTACTGTCCGGCGTGAGTTCTTTTCTCTATCTCGCCATCTTTCTCTTGATCTACGGCATGTTTTTAGCGTTCGAAATTCCGGTGCGCAATGCGCTGATGCCCAATCTGATCCCCAAAGAGGCGATGACCAGCGGGCTGTCTTTTTTCAGCGCGACGCTCAATCTGTCCCGCATCATCGGACCTGCAGCGGCTGGTATCCTGCTGGGGGTCTGGTCGGCGCCAACGCTGATTTTTCTCAATGCGCTCAGCTTTTTGGTCAGCATCGGGACGCTGTTGATCATCCGTCCGGCCACGGACGGGGTGGTTGCGGTGCGCAAACAAAAATTTGGCGCGAGCATCAAGGAAGCGCTGTCCTTTTTTCGCACTCATTCGATCGTATTCAGCGTGTTCGTCTTGGGCATCGTGCCGATGATCTTCGGTTTTTCGTACTCGACCGTCATGCCCGCTTTTGCGAAAGATGTCCTGCAACTCGGCCCCGAAGGATTCGGTACGCTGATGTCGTTTGCGGCACTCGGGGCGATCCTCGCTTCGGTCGCCTTGGGCTTTGGGAGATACCCGTTGCCCAAAGGTTGGTTGATGTTGGTCTGCATCTTTCTGTTTGGCGGGGGCTTGGTGCTCGTTTCGCTGTCCAGCTCCTATCTGTGGGCGGTGCTGTCCATGTTTGCCATCGGCCTGTTCAGCCAAGCCTATCGCGTGATCGAGCGGGTGATCATCCAAGAGACGATTCCCGATCGACTGCGCGGACGGATTCTCAGTATTGTGATGATGGATTCAGGATTTATACCGTTTGGCAACCTGCTGATCGGGTTTCTCGGCGGGAAGGTCGGCACGGTGGCGACGCTGTGCACGATGGGTGTGATTTGTATGTTCGCTGTGCTTGGAGCGCTTCTCATCAAGCGCCAGATCACAACCGTTCAATAA
- a CDS encoding IucA/IucC family protein: protein MKSVANDSLHQVASDMVLEDLVNAVLQENLLGIVERAAFVEQLPDAWVDAWGEVGSFDRSDAFAERYLVVTLGQRGILAMRVRPQRFLQQYKLSRLPIILVGEDGAQQLDPLQFMQELAQLASAEERAEVLPNLDGFLAELQDSVEHTALSLEAGERFRARASHSLLEMEQLSALRDRPFHPTARAKRGFSNEQYRAYSSEFGRAFELVWLALHRDYVQKGERAAAEIADFALTEQEKGRLYRAMEQKGLSAQEYLAIPVHPWQMEVVLPQVYAEEFKSGVLVELGVSTGRFVATSSLRALSREEGGDLHVKVPIGIYSLAALRILPLRYLHNAEQAQGVLQQVIEADPLLSNRLQLCDESQWWGFHNPEEDAFADKPGHLACLIRQYPARLLEDEQLQLLSMSSLAVFDRQGRMPALESVLAVRGGDMAAEALQLFGEIADFFIATVVQCFRYGMMPEVHGQNVVLSFRDGRVEGMLLRDHDTIRLYLPWLEREGFADPGYVVMPGTPNSLQNRSPEALISYFQTLGLQVNLYAIADAIARTYGVAEAKLWAEMRRAVESSLQQQLPADVKAVLEATLLQQATWPTRTLIAPLLRRVGSGGGSMPAGVGETANPLLEAGK, encoded by the coding sequence ATGAAGAGCGTAGCGAACGATAGCCTGCATCAGGTCGCAAGCGACATGGTGTTGGAGGATTTGGTCAATGCGGTACTGCAAGAGAATCTGTTGGGCATCGTCGAGCGGGCAGCTTTTGTGGAGCAACTGCCGGACGCTTGGGTGGACGCTTGGGGTGAAGTTGGCAGTTTCGACCGCAGCGATGCTTTTGCGGAGCGCTATTTGGTCGTCACGCTGGGCCAGCGTGGCATTCTGGCGATGCGAGTGCGGCCTCAGCGTTTCTTGCAGCAATACAAGCTGAGCCGCCTGCCGATCATTTTGGTCGGGGAGGACGGCGCACAGCAACTCGACCCGTTGCAGTTCATGCAGGAGTTGGCGCAGTTGGCCAGTGCGGAAGAGCGTGCGGAAGTCCTGCCGAACTTGGACGGGTTTCTGGCCGAGCTGCAAGATTCGGTGGAGCACACCGCCCTGTCCTTGGAAGCGGGGGAGCGCTTTCGCGCGCGCGCAAGCCACTCGCTGCTTGAGATGGAGCAGCTTTCCGCCTTGCGCGATCGACCGTTTCATCCGACGGCCCGGGCGAAGCGCGGTTTTTCAAACGAGCAGTACCGCGCCTACAGTTCGGAGTTTGGCCGTGCGTTCGAACTGGTCTGGCTCGCCTTGCACCGTGACTATGTACAAAAAGGGGAGCGTGCCGCCGCAGAGATTGCAGACTTTGCGCTGACCGAGCAGGAAAAGGGCCGCCTCTATCGCGCGATGGAGCAAAAAGGATTGTCGGCGCAAGAGTATCTGGCGATTCCGGTGCACCCGTGGCAGATGGAAGTGGTGTTGCCGCAGGTGTATGCGGAGGAGTTCAAAAGCGGTGTGCTGGTTGAACTCGGTGTGAGCACAGGCCGCTTTGTCGCCACCTCGTCCCTGCGCGCCTTATCGCGGGAGGAAGGCGGCGATCTGCATGTGAAGGTGCCGATCGGCATCTACTCGCTGGCCGCCCTGCGCATCTTGCCGCTGCGCTATCTGCACAACGCAGAACAGGCGCAGGGAGTTCTGCAGCAGGTGATCGAGGCTGACCCGCTCTTGAGCAACCGTCTTCAGCTCTGCGATGAAAGTCAGTGGTGGGGCTTTCACAACCCAGAAGAGGATGCGTTCGCAGATAAGCCAGGGCATCTCGCTTGTCTGATCCGTCAGTATCCGGCGCGCTTGCTGGAAGATGAGCAGTTGCAACTGCTCTCGATGTCATCGCTTGCCGTATTCGATCGGCAGGGACGGATGCCAGCTTTGGAAAGCGTGCTGGCTGTGCGTGGCGGGGACATGGCCGCCGAAGCGCTCCAGCTGTTCGGGGAGATCGCAGACTTTTTCATCGCGACGGTGGTGCAATGCTTCCGGTACGGCATGATGCCAGAGGTGCACGGGCAAAACGTGGTGCTGAGCTTCCGCGATGGACGCGTCGAAGGGATGTTGCTGCGCGATCACGATACGATCCGCCTCTATCTGCCGTGGCTGGAGCGCGAAGGGTTTGCAGATCCAGGGTATGTGGTGATGCCGGGCACGCCGAACAGCTTGCAAAATCGCTCGCCCGAAGCGCTGATCTCCTATTTCCAGACGCTCGGGTTGCAAGTGAATCTCTATGCGATCGCCGATGCGATCGCGCGCACTTATGGCGTGGCCGAAGCAAAGCTTTGGGCGGAGATGCGCCGCGCGGTGGAAAGCAGTCTGCAACAACAGCTGCCCGCCGATGTCAAGGCGGTGCTGGAAGCGACGCTGTTGCAACAAGCGACTTGGCCGACCCGCACGCTGATCGCACCCTTGTTGCGTCGAGTCGGCTCGGGCGGAGGAAGCATGCCTGCAGGTGTCGGGGAGACGGCCAACCCGTTGCTTGAGGCGGGAAAATGA
- a CDS encoding MFS transporter, giving the protein MSWTAVQRRQSLRILWSGQFLAIAGLTVLVPLLPFYLRELGATAGENSFWTGMALAAPAVTLCLTSPLWGRVGDRHGRKWMVARALFGLALSLFLMAMVQSPLALFLCRLLQGACGGVVDAASAYAASEAPEEERGQVLGKLQGATAAGSLFGPLIGGLLADVIGFRQLLLLMAVLTAASGVLTSVALRESKPKRVAKSEQGRVHHSFTRVFVEMLQHRRLRAFLIAGLLAQTGIYGLVTAFAPHVELLLGSSDRAASWVGILQALTWGAGLLGAAWWGKRNDRHSIENNMFWALALCGLSIALQALPQEASGLIPLRLLQGFAFAALLQSVFLAVAQETGRQSRGERIGAANSFLVLGQIIGPLLGGVLGGIWTTGAVFVAMGALFIVGALCMMCARIHIRPLGSDRSTAL; this is encoded by the coding sequence ATGAGTTGGACCGCAGTACAGCGCCGCCAGAGCCTGCGCATTCTGTGGAGTGGGCAGTTTCTCGCGATCGCTGGACTGACCGTGCTCGTGCCGCTCTTGCCGTTTTATCTGCGCGAACTGGGCGCTACGGCGGGTGAGAACAGCTTTTGGACCGGGATGGCGCTGGCCGCTCCGGCGGTGACGCTCTGTTTGACCTCACCGCTCTGGGGGCGGGTCGGCGACCGTCATGGACGCAAATGGATGGTGGCGCGAGCGCTGTTCGGACTGGCGCTCAGCCTCTTCTTGATGGCAATGGTCCAGTCACCGCTCGCCTTGTTTCTCTGCCGCTTGTTGCAGGGGGCATGCGGTGGGGTTGTCGATGCCGCTTCGGCCTATGCGGCATCGGAAGCGCCCGAGGAAGAGCGCGGCCAAGTACTCGGAAAACTCCAAGGGGCGACGGCGGCCGGTTCACTGTTCGGGCCGCTGATCGGTGGACTGTTGGCCGATGTGATCGGTTTCCGGCAACTGTTGTTGCTGATGGCGGTGCTGACGGCGGCAAGCGGTGTTTTGACATCGGTCGCCCTGCGCGAATCGAAGCCGAAGCGGGTGGCGAAAAGCGAGCAAGGTAGGGTGCATCACTCTTTCACCCGCGTGTTTGTCGAGATGTTGCAACACCGACGCCTGCGGGCGTTTCTGATCGCCGGGCTGTTGGCACAGACGGGCATCTATGGGCTGGTCACCGCGTTTGCGCCGCATGTCGAACTGCTGCTTGGCAGTTCGGACAGGGCGGCCTCATGGGTTGGCATTTTGCAGGCGCTCACTTGGGGGGCGGGCCTGCTCGGTGCCGCCTGGTGGGGCAAGCGCAATGACAGGCACTCGATCGAGAACAATATGTTCTGGGCGCTGGCGCTGTGCGGCTTGAGCATCGCCCTGCAAGCACTGCCGCAGGAAGCGAGCGGACTCATTCCGCTGCGCCTGTTGCAAGGGTTTGCGTTCGCCGCTCTGTTGCAGTCGGTCTTTCTGGCGGTCGCACAAGAGACGGGACGGCAAAGCCGCGGTGAGCGGATCGGAGCGGCCAATTCGTTTCTGGTGCTCGGGCAGATCATCGGGCCCTTGCTCGGCGGTGTGTTAGGTGGAATTTGGACGACGGGCGCTGTGTTCGTCGCGATGGGCGCGCTGTTTATCGTCGGTGCGCTGTGCATGATGTGTGCGCGGATTCACATCCGCCCTTTAGGGTCGGACCGTTCAACTGCGCTGTAG
- a CDS encoding IucA/IucC family protein, producing the protein MTVQINQVDSDHADNPVAALQSVQYVEVRRRIFRQLLESLIYEGVLPAEETEVGGEPGFAIEGRTEGGEVVTYLARGKRKLTFDRIRLSRQYPILRQVGNALSEAESLAQFLLEVRTTLGGDQQMLTHFINELEQTHAKDTLAQFYRHQKGISLRDCGYDEMEGNVMDGHPYHPSYKSRIGFDFADNYQYGPEFTPDLYPIWVAAHKSATRFSISKELHYPAFLEAELGSETWQGFTEQVRAAGQSVDDYYFLPVHPWQWQKQVVTAWIDDLRAKRLIVLGPAKDAYRPQQSIRTLANHSAPHRSYIKLSMSLINTSTTRVLAPHTVQNAALVSDWLKRLALDDAFLRDELRTIMLGEVMGISYDPPVKSDLLHAKTYGILGCIWRESLHRHLLPGEAAIPFNALTALDLDGRPLIEPWVKQYGAEAWLRQLFTISVLPLAHFLYAHGIALETHAQNAILVHEQGLPSRLALKDFHDGIRFSKALLGKPNELPALHRTPEAHTRINVNSFIETEDLGQVRDFMHDAFFFINIGELALVIDEFYGVEETDFWRLVREVLEGYQQRFPELKERFALFDLFTPMIEVEQLTKRRFYPDTELRMHKVPNPLAVPANVGQGVK; encoded by the coding sequence ATGACAGTACAAATCAATCAGGTGGACAGTGACCACGCCGATAACCCGGTGGCGGCCCTGCAATCTGTTCAATATGTGGAAGTGCGACGTCGAATTTTTCGTCAGTTGCTCGAATCGCTGATCTATGAAGGGGTGTTGCCCGCTGAAGAGACGGAGGTTGGGGGCGAGCCCGGCTTTGCGATCGAAGGGCGGACGGAAGGCGGCGAAGTGGTCACCTATTTGGCGCGCGGAAAGCGTAAGTTGACGTTCGATCGGATTCGCTTGAGCCGTCAGTATCCAATTTTGCGACAGGTTGGCAACGCGCTCTCCGAAGCTGAATCGCTGGCTCAGTTCCTGCTCGAAGTGCGAACGACGCTCGGTGGTGATCAGCAGATGTTGACGCACTTCATCAATGAGTTGGAGCAGACGCACGCCAAAGACACGCTGGCGCAGTTTTACCGTCACCAAAAGGGCATCTCGCTCCGAGATTGCGGGTATGACGAGATGGAAGGCAACGTGATGGACGGCCATCCCTACCATCCGAGTTACAAATCGCGGATCGGGTTTGACTTTGCGGACAACTATCAATACGGGCCGGAATTCACGCCCGACCTCTACCCGATCTGGGTCGCGGCCCACAAGAGCGCCACGCGCTTTTCGATTTCGAAGGAGTTGCACTACCCTGCGTTTTTAGAAGCGGAGTTGGGGTCCGAAACGTGGCAGGGCTTCACTGAGCAGGTGCGCGCGGCAGGGCAGTCGGTGGACGACTATTATTTCCTGCCCGTTCATCCTTGGCAATGGCAAAAGCAGGTCGTGACCGCCTGGATCGACGATCTGCGGGCGAAGCGCTTGATCGTGCTCGGTCCTGCCAAAGACGCGTACCGCCCTCAGCAATCGATCCGCACCTTGGCCAATCACAGTGCGCCACACCGTAGCTACATAAAACTTTCGATGAGCCTGATCAACACGTCCACGACCCGCGTGCTCGCGCCGCATACGGTGCAGAACGCCGCGCTCGTTTCCGACTGGCTGAAGCGGCTGGCGCTTGACGATGCCTTTTTGCGCGATGAACTGCGCACGATCATGCTCGGTGAGGTGATGGGCATCTCGTATGACCCACCTGTAAAGTCAGACCTGCTCCATGCGAAAACGTATGGCATTCTCGGCTGTATCTGGCGCGAAAGCCTGCACCGCCATCTGTTGCCCGGCGAAGCGGCGATCCCGTTTAACGCGTTGACCGCGCTCGATTTGGATGGGCGTCCGCTGATTGAGCCGTGGGTGAAGCAGTATGGCGCAGAAGCGTGGTTGCGTCAGTTGTTCACAATAAGCGTCTTGCCGCTCGCACACTTCCTGTACGCGCACGGCATCGCCTTGGAGACGCATGCGCAAAATGCGATTCTGGTTCATGAACAGGGCTTGCCGTCCCGCTTGGCACTCAAAGACTTCCATGACGGCATCCGCTTCTCGAAAGCGTTGCTCGGCAAGCCGAACGAGTTGCCCGCTCTGCATCGCACGCCGGAAGCGCACACGCGGATCAACGTCAACTCGTTTATCGAAACGGAGGATCTCGGACAGGTGCGCGACTTTATGCACGACGCCTTTTTCTTTATCAACATCGGGGAATTGGCCTTGGTGATAGATGAGTTCTACGGCGTGGAGGAAACCGATTTCTGGCGACTGGTGCGCGAGGTGCTGGAAGGCTACCAACAGCGTTTCCCAGAACTGAAGGAGCGCTTTGCACTGTTCGACCTGTTCACACCGATGATCGAAGTGGAGCAGTTGACCAAACGCCGCTTTTACCCGGACACGGAACTGCGGATGCACAAAGTGCCCAATCCGCTGGCAGTACCTGCCAACGTGGGACAGGGAGTGAAATAA